A single region of the Chelmon rostratus isolate fCheRos1 chromosome 5, fCheRos1.pri, whole genome shotgun sequence genome encodes:
- the si:ch211-166a6.5 gene encoding clustered mitochondria protein homolog, giving the protein MKDKVRRGGGRNQAKADVIRLNGGKDAIGMKQEEDTSFPVKIQGAGVEPFELQVHGFWLVQDAVMALLSRDEVCPRSSLSLALAGTTLDPLAELQSLKGLKPGAILRLVEEPYTAHSARLHLARVLELLRASGPQDALREGRSPSILETLTQTQTPDSGLHNGKSLKRSLSNTKTEATNQDTAPPEYLLPGSSERPLMALLPQSSHPEAPSYLKDVSLSCWNPPPGQRKLQGDFTYITVVTMEGRRCDITSCPKGFFLNRSTEDVFDPRPAQSSPVCHSFTDLLCHISPAFKQTFTTLKNRPQSPPVEVLPTPYHTLSWLGPPCASRTHKNTFSRLGVDEQPATQAPDWNEELQAARDLPLGSLEERLQRDRALLQVNSAFVRAVMEGAETVVDGFVEPVNGNPEDPAFLWGGLFMSQGAASAMFGGERGRRAAQRLELKGVQAYNNVEGLQGLHTLPTAIVDYRGVRLSAQGLAPGLEGSEQDQEATPASRGLLYGVNAGPQESPQRRRLLELLAHAAKSLCLQRYSIVAPNGHQVPLFTSMDAQGLLGADGRFYILDVFRTFPADANFCQEAETESQTVSGEDESNKSCEENEEKKGCVKEGWPENYHSDSGLPKSFVHGLCRLKPELVQAFIQHKHCQFAQHVRETLDKNGGFEECATACDSRATEAVRTACKEVGSVSDIIFEMRFNSSVFTPGVSFPPAESKSRKLQERLLREAASFIITHQIPGFVEYCLQSNEAPMDGASLKQALHQRGINLRYLGHVIKTISQSDRKEGLRHIMRLVIGEIFIRSARRVFSSFLQGVDVPSLSAAVSHFLCCLLVPHFTPTSVVEETKKKSRRRGRGAGASESTPWSTLTGAELWNLVCQDAVEVYNIADSLGCGPNYLVEHYGLQKISLLREFCLKTGVQLRLRDYFLDNQNKAPIGPDDVLNIFPVVKHIHMPMVDASKAHRAAHTSIQKGLLDQAHEHLKEAVYLFGRVCDDLNSEACYCHSLLAKVAFLQGKAAEARSVQLKAVVISERVLGFDHPNTIQQYAFLGVYMFAGGETALAQKCLLRARLLTLTVHGEDHPFIATLDSCLGLVMTGDQTGQYLKNALKLNTSFFGPINLHTALNQHLLAQWMCSKGDYRSAMTHEKEALTAFTSMLGEDHSQTRCSKEFLCTITKQAVKVERSLRQAGPDCTEQAVECLNPTTDTLLEQIVLVLGIRRINQSDKFQEYKQKHLELKAAVAKELGFNITPELVTSETVDGGQKFSDQETGCRKEGEDRGSPAVENTSESQREQPVEETFISANGHAEEPAEQNQHEDSDRAASDAEVKIVNGESEVRATGEGSETSTANGEIKSDATADEMKSESAEVNGEINGALDIPTSPSVLKSKGTWADVVSKVSVVNGTGDKDTAVNGVADNVSANGVAEE; this is encoded by the exons ATGAAAGACAAAgtgaggagagggggaggaagaaatCAGGCCAAGGCTG ATGTAATCCGCCTGAATGGTGGAAAGGATGCCATTGGTATGAAGCAAGAGGAGGACACATCGTTCCCTGTGAAGATCCAGGGGGCAGGAGTCGAGCCATTTGAGCTGCAG GTCCACGGATTTTGGCTTGTTCAAGATGCAGTAATGGCTCTGCTTTCGAGGGATGAGGTGTGTCCACGTTCCAGCCTGTCACTGGCACTGGCTGGCACGACTCTGGATCCCCTCGCAGAGCTGCAAAGCCTCAAAGGACTGAAACCAGGAGCCATCCTTCGCCTGGTGGAAG AACCCTACACCGCCCACTCAGCCCGGCTCCATCTGGCTCgtgtgctggagctgctgagagCATCTGGACCTCAGGATGCACTGAGAGAAGGACGCTCACCAAGCATACTGgagacactcacacagacacaaacaccag ACTCTGGTTTACACAATGGGAAGAGCCTGAAACGCTCTTtaagcaacacaaaaacagaagcaacCAACCAGGACACAGCTCCTCCTGAGTACCTCCTCCCTGGTTCCTCAGAGAGACCGCTCATGGCCCTGCTGCCACAGAGCTCCCACCCAGAG GCCCCCAGCTACTTGAAGGATGTGTCTCTCAGCTGCTGGAACCCACCTCCAGgacagaggaagctgcagggAGACTTCACGTACATCACAGTGGTGACAATGGAAGGACGGCGGTGTGATATCACATCCTGTCCAAAAGGCTTCTTTCTCAATAG GTCTACAGAAGACGTGTTTGATCCTCGTCCTGCACAGTCTTCCCCAGTTTGTCACAGTTTCACCGACCTGCTCTGTCACATCAGCCCTGCcttcaaacaaacattcaccACACTCAAAAACAG GCCACAATCACCTCCAGTAGAGGTGTTGCCCACTCCTTACCACACTCTGAGCTGGCTCGGGCCCCCTTGTGCCTCTCGCACTCACAAAAACACCTTCAGCAGACTGGGAGTGGATGAACAGCCAGCAACACAG GCTCCAGACTGGAATGAGGAGTTGCAAGCAGCCAGAGATCTTCCACTTGGCAGTctggaggagaggctgcagagagacagggcACTGCTCCAG GTAAACAGTGCGTTTGTCAGGGCTGTGATGGAGGGGGCAGAGACTGTTGTAGATGGCTTTGTGGAGCCAGTGAATGGAAACCCAGAGGACCCGGCTTTCCTGTGGGGTGGCCTGTTCATGAGCCAGGGGGCAGCAAGTGCGATGTTTGGTGGAGAAAGGGGTCGTAG GGCTGCTCAGAGGCTGGAACTTAAAGGAGTTCAGGCTTACAACAACGTAGAGGGGCTACAGGGACTGCACACTCTACCTACAGCCATTGTAGACTACAGAGGAGTGCGCCTGTCTGCTCAGGGTCTGGCCCCTGGCTTGGAAGGCTCCGAGCAGGACCAAGAAGCCACTCCTGCCTCAAG AGGCTTGCTGTATGGGGTAAATGCAGGACCCCAGGAGTCCCCCCAGCGCAGACGGCTACTAGAACTCTTAGCTCATGCTGCCAAGTCTCTTTGTCTCCAGAGATATAGTATTGTGGCGCCCAACGGTCACCAAGTACCACTATTCACCTCGATGGATGCTCAGGGACTGTTGGGGGCTGATGGGAGGTTCTACATACTGGATGTGTTCAGGACCTTCCCAGCTGATGCCAACTTCTGTCAAGAGGCGGAGACAGAaagtcagacagtcagtggaGAAGATGAGAGCAATAAAAGCTGCGAGGAGAACGAGGAGAAGAAGGGTTGTGTAAAAGAAGGTTGGCCAGAGAATTATCACTCAGACTCTGGGTTGCCAAAGAGCTTTGTTCACGGACTCTGCAGGCTGAAGCCAGAGCTGGTGCAGGCCTTCATCCAGCACAA ACATTGCCAGTTTGCTCAGCATGTCCGGGAGACGTTGGACAAGAATGGAGGCTTTGAAGAATGCGCAACAGCTT GTGACTCTCGAGCCACAGAGGCAGTAAGAACTGCTTGTAAAGAAGTGGGCTCAGTTAGCGACATCATCTTTGAGATGCGCTTCAACTCAAGTGTGTTCACTCCAG gAGTGTCCTTCCCTCCTGCTGAAAGTAAGTCAAGGAAGCTGCAGGAGAGGTTACTGAGGGAAGCTGCTTCTTTCATCATCACACACCAGATACCGGGCTTT gtggaGTATTGCCTGCAGAGCAATGAGGCACCAATGGATGGAGCTTCTCTAAAACAGGCGCTACACCAGAGAGGCATCAACCTCCGGTATCTGGGCCATGTGATCAAGACCATCAGCCAGTCAGATCGCAAGGAGGGCCTGAGGCATATAATG AGATTGGTCATAGGTGAAATTTTCATCCGCTCAGCAAGACGTGTGTTCAGCAGTTTCCTCCAG GGTGTGGACGTGCCgagtctctctgcagctgtcagtcacttcctctgctgcctaTTGGTTCCCCACTTCACACCCACTTCTGTGGTGGAAGAGACTAAAAAGAAGTCAAGGCGGCGTGGCCGTGGAGCTGGGGCCTCTGAGAGCACGCCCTGGAGCACGCTAACAGGGGCTGAGCTGTGGAACCTGGTCTGCCAGGATGCTGTTGAAGTATACAACATCGCTGACAGCCTTGG CTGTGGTCCAAACTATCTGGTTGAGCACTACGGCCTTCAGAAGATCTCTTTACTGAGAGAGTTCTGTTTGAAGACAGGAGTACAG TTGAGACTGAGGGACTACTTCCTTGACAACCAAAATAAAGCTCCCATTGGTCCAGATGATGTCCTCAACATCTTCCCTGTTGTCAAGCACATTCACATGCCAATGGTGGATGCTTCAAAAGCCCATCGTGCTGCACACACCTCCATTCAGAAAG GTCTGCTGGATCAGGCCCATGAGCACCTGAAAGAAGCAGTCTACCTGTTTGGCAGAGTGTGCGACGACCTGAACTCCGAGGCCTGCTATTGCCACAGCCTGCTGGCCAAGGTGGCCTTCCTGCAGGGGAAGGCAGCTGAG GCTCGTAGTGTCCAGCTGAAAGCAGTGGTCATCAGTGAGAGGGTGCTTGGCTTTGACCATCCAAACACTATCCAGCAATAC GCCTTCTTGGGTGTGTATATGTTTGCTGGAGGGGAGACTGCCCTGGCCCAGAAGTGTCTCCTCAGAGCTCGTTTGCTAACACTAACCGTCCACGGAGAGGACCATCCCTTCATCGCAACACTGGAT AGCTGCCTTGGGCTGGTGATGACAGGAGATCAGACAGGGCAGTACTTAAAGAACGCCctcaaactcaacacttccttcTTCGGCCCAATAAATCTGCACACTGCTCTCAA TCAGCACCTGTTAGCCCAGTGGATGTGCAGCAAGGGCGACTACCGAAGTGCAATGACCCACGAGAAAGAGGCCCTCACTGCTTTTACCAGCATG cttgGAGAGGATCACTCTCAGACACGCTGCAGCAAAGAGTTTCTGTGCACCATAACCAAGCAAGCAGTGAAGGTGGAGCGCTCTCTCAGACAGGCAGGACCTGACTGCACAGAGCAAGCAGTGGAG TGTCTTAATCCTACAACTGATACTTTGCTGGAGCAGATAGTTCTGGTCTTGGGGATCAGGAGGATTAATCAAAG TGACAAGTTCCAGGAGTATAAGCAGAAACACCTGGAACTAAAGGCAGCAGTGGCAAAAGAACTGGGATTCAACATAACCCCGGAGCTGGTCACCTCAGAGACTGTGGATGGGGGACAGAAATTCTCTGATCAAGAAACAGGATGCAGGAAGGAAGGTGAAGACAGAGGAAGCCCAGCAGTGGAGAATACCAGTGAGAGCCAACGGGAGCAGCCAGTGGAAGAGACCTTCATTTCAGCTAACGGTCATGCAGAGGAGCCAGCTGAACAAAACCAGCATGAGGACAGTGACAGAGCAGCTTCAGATGCTGAGGTCAAGATAGTGAATGGGGAGTCAGAGGTCAGGGCTACAGGAGAGGGAAGTGAGACCAGCACAGCCAATGGGGAGATAAAATCTGATGCAACAGCTGATGAGATGAAGTCAGAGTCAGCTGAGGTTAATGGTGAAATAAATGGAGCTTTGGACATCCCCACTAGCCCCTCAGTCCTTAAGAGTAAGGGAACCTGGGCAGATGTTGTCTCAAAAGTTTCTGTTGTCAATGGAacaggagacaaagacacagcagtcaATGGAGTGGCAGATAATGTCTCAGCCAATGGAGTAGCTGAGGAgtga
- the srrd gene encoding SRR1-like protein isoform X1, whose product MSGTGEEWQVARWRKGAGRKSKILHVSSNSACFQEQLDVGKTVKRIRDTVSELRCEEFMQEWKEQLLVAGSADVSKPPGNRDTEGPIDQLRTSRDGRLCPQLECVCYGLGSFSSCVSARYQLAMLLLLLDAQQIPLKDCSVYDPAFCSGERDVLTQLGLTVLTENEEGKRLATKPTLFYLMHCGKALYNNLLWKNWSTRCLPLVIIIGNSFSGMRDRTIEREFKRDYSYITQAVSVCEERQLPCPSRLIDVFSDTAVITFPTSSLNRLPQSTWAEPPEPQYQHCPDLEIIQREVQRLSHHHDSLSQGEEEDY is encoded by the exons ATGTCGGGGACCGGGGAGGAGTGGCAGGTGGCCCGGTGGCGAAAAGGCGCAGGGCGGAAATCGAAAATACTTCATGTGTCCTCTAATTCAGCATGCTTCCAGGAGCAGCTGGACGTCGGGAAAACTGTCAAACGAATCAGAGACACTGT GTCTGAGCTAAGATGCGAGGAGTTTATGCAAGAGTGGAAAG aacagctgctggtggcagGTTCAGCAGACGTCTCAAAACCTCCAGggaacagagacacagagggtcCCATCGACCAGCTTAGGACGAGCAGAGATGGCAGACTGTGCCcacagctggagtgtgtgtgttatggccTTGGctccttttcctcctgtgtCTCAGCTCGCTACCAGCTTgctatgctgctgctgctgctggatgcacAACAG ATCCCCCTGAAGGACTGCTCTGTTTATGACCCTGCATTCTGCTCTGGAGAGAGGGATGTTTTGACACAACTGGGTCTGACTGTACTCACAGAAAATGAG GAGGGGAAGCGTCTGGCGACTAAGCCCACACTCTTTTACctgatgcattgtgggaaagCTCTGTACAACAACCTCCTGTGGAAGAATTGGAGTACGCGGTGTCTTCCTCTGGTGATAATCATTGGAAACAGCTTCAGTGGCATGAGGGACAG GACGATCGAAAGAGAGTTCAAGCGGGACTACAGCTACATTACTcaggctgtgtctgtgtgtgaggagagaCAGCTGCCTTGTCCGTCCCGCCTGATTGACGTCTTCAGTGACACAGCAGTCATCACCTTTCCTACCAGCAGCCTCAACAGACTCCCACAATCCACCTGGGCAGAGCCACCTGAACCACAGTACCAGCACTGCCCTGATTTGGAGATTATTCAGAGGGAAGTgcagag ACTGAGCCACCATCATGATAGTTTGTCtcaaggagaggaagaggactaCTGA
- the srrd gene encoding SRR1-like protein isoform X2 — protein MSGTGEEWQVARWRKGAGRKSKILHVSSNSACFQEQLDVGKTVKRIRDTVSELRCEEFMQEWKEQLLVAGSADVSKPPGNRDTEGPIDQLRTSRDGRLCPQLECVCYGLGSFSSCVSARYQLAMLLLLLDAQQIPLKDCSVYDPAFCSGERDVLTQLGLTVLTENEEGKRLATKPTLFYLMHCGKALYNNLLWKNWSTRCLPLVIIIGNSFSGMRDRTIEREFKRDYSYITQAVSVCEERQLPCPSRLIDVFSDTAVITFPTSSLNRLPQSTWAEPPEPQYQHCPDLEIIQREVQR, from the exons ATGTCGGGGACCGGGGAGGAGTGGCAGGTGGCCCGGTGGCGAAAAGGCGCAGGGCGGAAATCGAAAATACTTCATGTGTCCTCTAATTCAGCATGCTTCCAGGAGCAGCTGGACGTCGGGAAAACTGTCAAACGAATCAGAGACACTGT GTCTGAGCTAAGATGCGAGGAGTTTATGCAAGAGTGGAAAG aacagctgctggtggcagGTTCAGCAGACGTCTCAAAACCTCCAGggaacagagacacagagggtcCCATCGACCAGCTTAGGACGAGCAGAGATGGCAGACTGTGCCcacagctggagtgtgtgtgttatggccTTGGctccttttcctcctgtgtCTCAGCTCGCTACCAGCTTgctatgctgctgctgctgctggatgcacAACAG ATCCCCCTGAAGGACTGCTCTGTTTATGACCCTGCATTCTGCTCTGGAGAGAGGGATGTTTTGACACAACTGGGTCTGACTGTACTCACAGAAAATGAG GAGGGGAAGCGTCTGGCGACTAAGCCCACACTCTTTTACctgatgcattgtgggaaagCTCTGTACAACAACCTCCTGTGGAAGAATTGGAGTACGCGGTGTCTTCCTCTGGTGATAATCATTGGAAACAGCTTCAGTGGCATGAGGGACAG GACGATCGAAAGAGAGTTCAAGCGGGACTACAGCTACATTACTcaggctgtgtctgtgtgtgaggagagaCAGCTGCCTTGTCCGTCCCGCCTGATTGACGTCTTCAGTGACACAGCAGTCATCACCTTTCCTACCAGCAGCCTCAACAGACTCCCACAATCCACCTGGGCAGAGCCACCTGAACCACAGTACCAGCACTGCCCTGATTTGGAGATTATTCAGAGGGAAGTgcagaggtga
- the tfip11 gene encoding tuftelin-interacting protein 11: MSMSHLYGRRGEEEEEGVEVESFEVTDWDLANEFNPDRRRHRQTKEQATYGIWADRDSDEDERPSFGGKKSKDYTAPVNFVSGGLRKTAAEEKQQKEGGSDDSDDDDGPSAPPPPRTTAPKKLQMGNFRGNQSQRFAGGIQSGKGIGSWEKHTKGIGQKLLQKMGYQPGKGLGKNAQGIVNPIEAKVRKGKGAVGAYGTERTQQSLQDFPVVDSEEEEEKEFQKELGQWRKDPAGPGGKKKPKYSYRTVDELKAKGKLAGRSSVASAGELAQVKVIDMTGREQKVYYSYSQMSNKHNVPDEGPPSMSTQDQKGSGFALPELEHNLQLLIDLTEQDILQSARRLQHEKDVVVSLNHESRALQSRLEAEQDAIQRMEAVLALVERFPSGEMAPGEGPTLQECARIFETLQTDYYEEYKTMGLADLAVAVVHPLLKEKLRSWDPLKDSSYCLEDIGQWRAILESRDLLSSGPDSNMDPYHRLLWEVWIPVMRSCVSGWQPRMVGSMVDCVEMWAPLLPLWILDHLLEQLLLPRLQREVDNWNPLTDTVPIHSWIHPWLPLLQSRLEPLYPPIRSKLSNALQRWHPSDASARLILQPWKGVFTPGAWEAFMVKNIIPKLALCLEELVINPHQQQMEPFHWVMDWEGMLSPSSLVSLLDKNFFTKWLQVLCSWLSNSPNYEEITKWYLGWKSMFSDILLSQPLIKDKFNEALDIMNRAVSTGMGGYMQPGARENIAYLTQTERRKDFQYEAMQERRDAESVAHRGISAGVPTNFKDLIQTKAEENNIVFMPLVAKRHEGKQLYTFGRIVIYIDRGVVFVQGEKTWVPTSLQSLIDMAK; encoded by the exons ATGTCCATGTCCCATCTGTATGGgcggagaggggaggaggaggaagaaggagtgGAGGTGGAGAGCTTTGAGGTGACAGACTGGGACCTGGCCAATGAGTTCAACCCAGACCGACGCAGACACAGGCAGACCAAGGAGCAGGCTACTTATGGCATCTGGGCTGACAGGGACTCAGACGAGGATGAGAGGCCTAGCTTTGGAGGCAAGAA atCTAAAGACTACACTGCTCCAGTGAACTTTGTGAGTGGTGGTTTGCGCAAGACTGCAGCTGAGgagaaacagcaaaaagaagGGGGCTCAGATgactctgatgatgatgatggtccTTCAGCACCTCCCCCTCCTCGTACCACAGCACCCAAAAAACTTCAGATG GGTAATTTCCGAGGGAATCAGTCCCAGAGGTTTGCAGGTGGCATACAGTCTGGTAAAGGCATTGGTAGCTGGGAGAAGCACACAAAGGGAATTGGACAGAAACTTCTGCAGAAAATGGGCTACCAACCAGGCAAAGGCCTGGGCAAGAATGCTCAAG GTATTGTAAACCCCATTGAGGCAAAGGTTCGTAAAGGCAAGGGAGCAGTGGGTGCTTATGGCACTGAGCGAACCCAGCAGAGTCTTCAAGATTTTCCTGTGGTCgactcagaggaagaagaggaaaag GAGTTTCAGAAGGAGCTAGGCCAGTGGCGTAAGGATCCTGCAGGCCctggaggaaagaagaaaccCAAGTACTCCTACAGAACTGTAGACGAGCTGAAGGCTAAAGGCAAGCTGGCAGGACGCAGTTCAGTGGCATCCGCTGGAGAGTTGGCACAGGTCAAG GTGATAGATATGACAGGAAGAGAGCAAAAGGTATATTACAGTTACAGTCAGATGTCCAACAAGCACAATGTTCCAGATGAAGGTCCACCAAGCATGTCCACACAGGATCAGAAGGGATCTGGCTTTGCCCTCCCTGAACTTGAACAtaacctgcagctgctgatagACCTTACAGAACAGGACATACTACAG TCTGCCAGACGTCTGCAGCATGAAAAAGATGTAGTTGTGTCTCTGAACCACGAGTCACGAGCACTGCAGagcagactggaagcagagcaAGACGCCATCCAGAGAATGGAGGCTGTATTGGCATTGGTGGAGCGTTTTCCTTCTGGGGAGATGGCACCGGGGGAGGGACCCACTCTGCAG GAGTGTGCCCGGATCTTTGAGACTTTACAAACAGATTATTATGAAGAGTACAAAACAATGGGACTGGCAGACCTGGCTGTCGCTGTTGTTCATCCGTTACTCAAAGAGAAACTTCGTTCCTGGGACCCTCTGAAG GACAGTTCGTATTGTCTGGAAGACATCGGTCAGTGGAGAGCAATCCTTGAATCTAGAGACCTCCTTTCCAGTGGCCCAGATTCAAACATGGACCCTTACCACAg ACTGTTGTGGGAAGTGTGGATCCCAGTGATGCGGTCCTGTGTGTCAGGCTGGCAGCCTCGGATGGTAGGGTCAATGGTGGATTGTGTTGAAATGTGggctcctcttcttcccctgTGGATCCTGGATCACCTGTTGGAGCAGCTGCTCTTACCCCGTCTACAAAGAGAg GTGGATAACTGGAACCCTTTAACTGACACCGTGCCCATCCACTCTTGGATCCACCCATGGCTTCCTCTGCTCCAATCACGCCTAGAGCCTCTTTACCCACCAATCAGAAGCAAACTGTCCAACGCCTTGCAGAGGTGGCATCCCAGTGACGCCTCAGCCCGCCTCATCTTGCAGCCATGGAAAGGCGTTTTCACACCAGGTGCATGGGAGGCCTTCATGGTGAAAAACATCATCCCTAAACTAG ctctgtgtctAGAAGAACTGGTTATCAACCCTCACCAGCAGCAAATGGAGCCATTTCACTGGGTGATGGACTGGGAGGGCATGTTGTCCCCCTCCAGCCTTGTGTCCCTGCTGGACAAAAACTTCTTTACAAAGTGGTTGCAG gtCCTGTGTTCATGGCTGAGCAACAGTCCTAACTATGAGGAAATCACTAAATGGTACCTGGGGTGGAAAAGCATGTTTAGTGACATCTTGCTGTCACAGCCACTCATTAAAGATAAGTTTAATGAAGCTTTGGACATCATGAACCGTGCAGTGTCTACAGGCATGG GTGGATATATGCAACCCGGTGCAAGAGAGAATATTGCATATCTAACACAGACGGAGAGACGAAAGGACTTCCAGTATGAAGCGATGCAGGAGcgcagagatgcagagagtgTGGCTCACAGGGGCATCAGTGCTGGTGTGCCGACTAATTTTAAAGATCTCATCCAGAccaaagcagaggagaacaaCATTGTCTTTATGCCTTTAGTGGCCAAACGCCATGAGGGCAAACAGTTGTACACATTTGGGCGCATTGTCATCTATATAGACAGAGgggttgtgtttgtgcaagGGGAGAAGACTTGGGTGCCCACGTCTTTGCAGAGTCTGATAGATATGGCCAAGTGA
- the thoc5 gene encoding THO complex subunit 5 homolog, giving the protein MASDALKKRKSKVLRSEGGTPEMKRGRGEGDQQDVRVYSEEVELDGRDPEQDYLQYKESCESLATLMSEIQDLKANGAKEGCAEVEQRRMQGCIHFMNLKKLNRLAHMRLKRGRDQTHEAKQRVDVLHLQLQNLLYEVLHLQKEISKCLEFKSKHEEIDLVSEEEFHQEAPPEISRPHLTKNDPHQLTLARLDWELEQRKRLAEKYKESQATKEKIQKSIEVKKEHLASLQPGLNAIMQASLPVQQYLSMPFEQTQKQTEVARHLPPPLYVLFVQANAYGQACDKNLTVSITGDVDEAKALSKPPEDSQDDESDSDAEEEQEKTKRRRPTTGGQLDDKRREMLKRHPLSLCLDLKCKDGSILHLYFYYLMNLNIMTVKTKVSTSTDLNTAISAGNLLKSDTLLSCLYTSDQGRETPNPANRYQFDKVGIVCFADYVEELGHPYMWVQCLGGLHFPNDTTEGVHVGSSLSASQMESTMKLLRGRVQSRLALHKQFASLEHSIIPVSSECQHLFPAKIMSRLARWTTITHEDYMDLPYTRHVTDAGLAKETDLYFMGVVERGTARLHAAVVLSPRYPGISPLFSLSLSWKGERNGRTDDNLRAMESEVNVFKNELQGPRPGHQLLTNQISRLCVCLDVYLETEGQDDGVEGPREFPREKMCLRTVRGPNRLKPFKYNHPQGFFSHR; this is encoded by the exons ATGGCGTCGGATGCCCTGAAGAAGCGAAAGTCTAAGGTTCTCCGCAGTGAAGGAGGAACCCCGGAGATGAAACGAGGTCGCGGAGAGGGGGATCAGCAG GATGTGCGTGTGTATagtgaggaggtggagctggatGGCAGGGACCCTGAGCAGGATTACCTGCAGTACAAGGAGTCATGTGAGAGTTTGGCTACACTCATGAGTGAGATCCAGGATCTTAAAGCCAATGGAGCCAAGGAGGGG TGCGCTGAGGTGGAGCAAAGACGTATGCAGGGCTGCATCCACTTCATGAATTTGAAAAAACTCAATCGTCTGGCACATATGCGGctaaagagaggcagagaccaGACACACGAG gCAAAGCAGAGAGTGGATGTGCTGCACCTGCAGCTACAGAACCTGCTGTATGAAGTTTTACATCTCCAGAAGGAGATCAGCAAGTGTCTGGAGTTCAA GTCTAAACATGAGGAAATAGACTTGGTGTCTGAGGAGGAGTTTCACCAGGAGGCGCCGCCGGAGATCTCCAGGCCCCACCTCACAAAAAATGATCCCCACCAGCTCACACTGGCACGTCTAGACTGGGAGCTTGAACAGAGGAAGAG GTTGGCAGAGAAATACAAAGAGTCACAAGCCACAAAGGAGAAGATCCAGAAGAGCATCGAGGTGAAAAAGGAACATCTGGCCAGCTTGCAGCCAGGACTCAATGCCATCATGCAG gCCTCTCTGCCAGTGCAGCAGTACCTGTCCATGCCTTTTGAACAGActcagaaacagacagaggttGCCCGTCACCTGCCTCCACCTCTCTACGTCCTGTTTGTTCAAGCCAATGCTTATGGCCAGGCCTGTG aCAAGAATCTGACTGTCTCTATCACTGGTGATGTGGATGAGGCCAAGGCGCTGTCCAAACCTCCAGAAGATTCCCAGG ATGATGAGAGTGATTCAGATGCTGAGGAAGAGCAAGAGAAAACG aagaggagaaggccAACTACAGGTGGCCAGCTGGATGACAAAAGACGGGAGATGCTGAAAAGGCaccctctgtccctctgcttAGACCTCAAGTGTAAAG ATGGCAGCATCCTCCATCTCTACTTTTACTACCTGATGAATCTGAACATCATGACAGTCAAGACGAAGGTGTCCACCTCCACAGACCTCAACACAGCCATCAgcgcagg GAATCTGCTGAAATCAGACACTCTACTCAGCTGTCTCTACACTAGCGACCAGGGGCGGGAAACACCCAACCCAGCGAACCGCTACCAGTTTGACAAAGTCGG GATTGTTTGCTTTGCGGATTATGTGGAGGAGCTTGGACATCCCTACATGTGGGTTCAGTGTCTTGGAGGACTACATTTTCCCAACGATACTACAGAG GGTGTGCATGTGGGCAGTTCTCTGAGCGCCAGCCAAATGGAGAGTACCATGAAGCTGCTGAGGGGACGAGTCCAGTCCCGTTTGGCTTTGCACAAACAGTTTGCGTCTTTAG AGCACAGCATCATCCCGGTCTCCAGTGAGTGTCAGCACCTGTTTCCTGCCAAGATCATGTCCCGCTTAGCTCGCTGGACCACTATCACCCACGAGGATTACATG GATCTGCCTTATACACGTCATGTGACTGATGCTGGGCTGGCGAAGGAGACTGATCTGTACTTCATGGGTGTGGTGGAGAGGGGCACAG CTCGTCTCCATGCCGCTGTTGTGCTGAGTCCCCGTTACCCAGGaatctctcctcttttctccctctccctcagctGGAAGGGAGAGCGCAATGGACGCACTGACGACAACCTTCGA GCCATGGAGAGCGAAGTCAATGTGTTCAAAAATGAACTACAGGGACCACGTCCGGGACACCAGcttctgaccaatcagatttcacgcctgtgtgtctgcctggACGTGTATTTGGAGACTGAAGGACAAGACGACGGCGTGGAGGGACCACGCGAGTTTCCCAGAGAAAAGATGTGCTTGCGCACTGTCAG ggGCCCGAATCGTCTGAAGCCATTCAAGTACAACCATCCTCAGGGCTTCTTCAGTCACCGTTAA